One window of the Magnetococcales bacterium genome contains the following:
- the hslU gene encoding ATP-dependent protease ATPase subunit HslU, with product MSEFTPREIVSELDRYIIGQNDAKRAVAVALRNRWRRRQLSSPMREEVYPKNILMIGPTGVGKTEVARRLAKLADAPFIKVEATKFTEVGYVGRDVESIIRDLTDMAVKMSIERSKISVRRQAEDAAEERLLDILLPSPSSQQPQANPLGSLFGAVEEKPQEPPKPPVDSGTRQKFRKMLREGRLDEREVEVETRESRTGPTLEVFTPQGMEGINIQEMLGSMLGGKVQKRKVTVKEALKLLTDEEAGKLVDKEQSQKEAVERVEQTGIVFLDELDKVCARGSEMRGGGDVSREGVQRDLLPLVEGTTVSTKYGFVRTDHILFIASGAFQLSKPSDLLPELQGRLPIRVELQSLTRGDFVRILTEPENALTRQYAALMMTEGITLEFGEKGIEALADIAAQVNETAENIGARRLHTVMEKLLDQLSFTAPDRKGETVKINAAYVNDQLKDLAGNEDLSRYIL from the coding sequence ATGTCTGAATTTACTCCCCGTGAGATCGTCTCCGAACTGGACCGTTATATCATCGGCCAAAACGATGCCAAGCGTGCGGTGGCGGTTGCCTTGCGCAATCGCTGGCGGCGTCGGCAGCTCTCCTCGCCCATGCGGGAGGAGGTCTACCCTAAAAATATTTTGATGATCGGTCCCACCGGTGTGGGTAAAACCGAAGTGGCCCGACGTCTGGCCAAACTGGCCGACGCCCCCTTCATCAAGGTGGAGGCGACCAAATTTACCGAGGTGGGTTATGTGGGGCGGGATGTGGAGTCCATCATCCGGGATCTCACCGACATGGCGGTAAAAATGTCCATTGAGCGGTCCAAAATCAGCGTTCGCCGTCAAGCGGAAGATGCCGCTGAAGAGCGTCTATTGGATATTCTGCTCCCGAGCCCCAGCAGCCAGCAGCCCCAGGCCAACCCTTTGGGTTCCCTGTTCGGCGCGGTGGAGGAAAAACCCCAGGAGCCTCCCAAGCCGCCGGTGGATTCCGGTACCCGGCAAAAATTCCGCAAAATGCTCCGGGAGGGGCGTTTGGATGAGCGGGAGGTGGAGGTGGAAACCCGGGAATCCCGCACCGGCCCCACCCTGGAGGTGTTCACCCCCCAGGGTATGGAGGGGATCAATATTCAGGAGATGCTGGGTTCGATGCTGGGAGGGAAGGTGCAAAAGCGCAAGGTCACGGTGAAAGAGGCCTTGAAACTTCTCACCGACGAAGAGGCCGGAAAGCTGGTGGATAAGGAGCAATCCCAAAAGGAAGCGGTGGAGCGGGTGGAGCAGACGGGGATTGTCTTCCTGGATGAGTTGGACAAGGTGTGCGCCCGGGGCAGTGAGATGCGTGGGGGTGGGGATGTCTCCCGGGAGGGGGTGCAGCGGGATTTGCTGCCTCTGGTGGAGGGGACAACGGTTTCCACCAAATATGGCTTTGTGCGCACCGACCACATTCTGTTTATCGCTTCCGGCGCTTTTCAGCTTTCAAAGCCGTCCGATCTACTGCCGGAGCTTCAGGGCCGCCTGCCCATACGGGTGGAGTTGCAAAGCCTGACCCGGGGGGATTTTGTGCGTATTCTCACCGAACCGGAAAACGCCCTGACCCGTCAATATGCCGCTTTGATGATGACGGAGGGAATCACCCTGGAGTTTGGCGAAAAGGGGATCGAGGCGTTGGCCGATATCGCCGCCCAGGTGAATGAAACCGCTGAAAATATCGGTGCCAGACGCCTGCACACGGTGATGGAAAAGCTGCTGGACCAACTCTCCTTCACCGCTCCGGATCGCAAGGGGGAGACGGTCAAAATCAATGCCGCCTACGTCAACGATCAGTTAAAGGATCTGGCTGGCAACGAGGATCTCTCCCGCTACATTCTCTAA
- the hslV gene encoding ATP-dependent protease subunit HslV → MFEGTTILSVRRGEQVVMGGDGQVTLGNIVIKANARKVRTMREGQVLAGFAGSTADAFTLFERFEEKLTKHGGNLTRAAVEMAKDWRTDRMLRRLEAMLAVADRSVSLLISGTGDVLEPEGGVLAIGSGSPYAESAARALLENTELPPRQIIEKSMGIAANICIYTNHNLIIEEL, encoded by the coding sequence ATGTTCGAAGGCACAACCATCCTATCGGTACGGCGAGGTGAACAGGTGGTGATGGGGGGGGACGGCCAGGTTACCCTGGGTAATATCGTGATCAAGGCCAACGCCCGCAAGGTGCGCACCATGCGCGAGGGCCAGGTGCTGGCCGGTTTTGCGGGTTCCACGGCGGATGCCTTTACGCTGTTTGAACGATTTGAGGAAAAGCTCACCAAACATGGGGGCAACCTCACCCGGGCCGCGGTGGAGATGGCCAAGGATTGGCGCACGGATCGGATGTTGCGCCGACTGGAGGCGATGTTGGCGGTGGCGGATCGCTCGGTGAGCCTGTTGATTTCGGGTACCGGGGATGTGTTGGAGCCGGAAGGGGGGGTGCTGGCCATCGGTTCCGGCAGCCCTTATGCTGAATCCGCCGCTCGGGCGCTTCTTGAAAATACGGAACTTCCCCCCCGGCAGATCATCGAAAAATCCATGGGTATCGCAGCCAACATCTGCATCTATACCAACCATAACCTCATCATCGAAGAGCTTTAA